The genomic window acctagataagatttgctctgGTGTCGATCTAGCTTTGTTTAGCTTTGCGGTTTTGTTAACAGTAATCCACTTTGGTTCCATTTTATCACGTAAAatgtgtaccaagaccctaggtgagccgggagctgagactccttttggatcagacgacgcagcactgcaagaaacgGTTGCCAGTCTGACGCACCTCTCCTTAGAGGAGATAGCCGACCTAAATAGCTATTCAATTAGCATTTGTGACAAGAAGTTAAAGGAGCTCGTTGATCAGGCCAACCACCGAGCCAGGAAACCCCAAAGCATAATCCTGAATGTTCTTGGGCAACTCCTCCTTCTTTCCCAACGCAAGTCCTTCCTGCAGCAAACCCAGCTGCAAGTAGAAAAAGAAGCCCTGCAGAACCACATCCAATCCCTGTTGGCAGAAAATTCACACCTTtgcaggtttgaatcaccacatagggaggggggtgacttctcagcccccagaggcagagataacaccaacccccctcctgctacctgcAAGTCCACACCGCATGGTCCACAGCTGAGAAGTTCCGAAACATCAGATGAATCGGATGGCTCCTGTccacccagagatcaaagaatgcgcataaggctcattgaatccCTGGCGGAGGATGTAGACCGGTTTGACCCAGGTAACCCACATTTCAGCATTgatgattacctcagagagatcAACCTGCGCCTCTATGAtctacctgatgcatccacacGAGAAAAACTCaagctgatctggaagacaacttccaggAGTGTCCATGACTTCATGACTACCCTCCTGCCTGAGATCAGAGACCAGTACTCAGCACTCTGCAATGCTTTGTGCGAGGAATTTTCCACCTACACCGACCCTGTATCTGCCCCTCTTAGAGCCTTTAGTGTCTGGCACCAGAAGCATGAGGCACCCAAAGATTATTACCGGCGCCTaaaatctgcatatttccagggacgtaatgctccaggtttggaagaggACCAGACTTTCAAGTCCTTATTCctgcacaatctgcatggctgtgTGCGTTACGATGTCACCATGCATTGCCGAACACATCAGCTTGGTATGCCAGAAATCAAGAAATTTGCACAGGTGGCTTGGGAAACACGCATACGTCCTGGGTTTTGGAAACACAATAGTGACCTAGCACTAGAAGGAAACAAATTGCCTGATGCTatgaataaatctaagaaacCGCATCACCGGCAGAATAGACAAACAGAACCAGGGGGGTGAAGGAAGGAGCCAGCCACAGGGTAGTTCCCAACCTGAAGTACTGATCACCACCAGACCCGAACAGAACTCTCGGGATAGCCGAAGCCCCAGACAGAGGGGTAGGCATAATCAGAGTTCCCATGAACTTCCTAAGGAAGCAGGTTCTGATGGGGGAATGGAGAACATGATCCGGAGGTGTGTGACAGAGGTGATTAGACAGTTGGAAGCCTCCAGCCCTTACAAAGAACAAGGTTCTGACTCCacagtggggaggggggagtagCCTCCACTGTAAAACCCACCAAAGTCACTCAGCGTTAATGCTTTCTAGTCTCTGTTTTATGACCTGACAGTGGTAGTGAGacacataaaatacatatacaTTTACACAACTACATGCCACAGACACCGTCCCAAAGGTTTACTGCTGCCCAGGCTAGTAGTTAGCCCACAAATCTAcaccttctctttctctccccctcttgcttgtttgtttcatttgttttgttaaagaatgcaccttgagtagtaaagctttgctaatgcctgtttatgttttatgcctagcgttagacatagttagacagtctgcccagactttgcctcagtgtctgcccagaccaaaATGCCTCTAATATCTCTGAACTGTTAACCCTATGGACTGCTTCCCTAAGGAACTGCAAAACTGGGATGTGTCTCCATCCCAGACACATGGACTGTTTGGTCCGTGAGCTGCCCTGAAGATCGTAACCTGCATTTCGCTCTTCATGACAAGGGGGGATGTTGGACCTCAGCCATGTGCATGGGACAAgagactcaggcctgtatcacagttctcaagcctgactagagtatTTTGGCTCTAGAGTATCCcaggcttgagaactgtgatacaggcctgagtctcTTGTCCCatgcacatggctgaggcccaacaaaCACAACCCATCAACCCCAACGCAACCTTAATGGGATATTGCCACCATTCTCTCCAGCTCCTCATTgtccccaaaaaacaaaaaggttttggcaatgtttttataaaatacaCATGCAATATGTAAGCAGCAGCATACTCTGTAAGCGTTGTTATCTGTTATTATGAAATGTTACCACATAGCTTGTGGTTCCTCTGTGTTAAGTTATTGCAATGGTTAAGATGTTGGGTTGAAAGTTCAATGTCAGACTATCTTTTAAACAACTAGAAGTCCATGGGCTGCCGATTAAGGAAGTCCAAAGATCAAATGGTTTTATTACAGAAACTTACTGATTGCACACTCCCTCACCTCTCTTTTCGTATCTCTCCATCAACAGCACATTGGTTTGTGTGTCAGACTGAATCGCTCTCTTTCTTTGAAAGCTGGTTTCTGATTCCCTCTTCTCTGGTAACTTTACTGTTTAAGAAGATGTCTAAAACGGACCAGGTTGTGGGCGATGTTGAAGAGTATTTCCAGGAACGAGGACCAACTGTCACTTTCAGCAAATTGCACTACAGTGTTCAGGAGACGAGATTCTGCTGCAAGAGAGGTCATGAAAAATACATCCTCAAAGATGTGAGGTAGGATAAAATACTCACCTTGACATGTCAGTCTTTCTTGCTCGCCATTGATACTTCTTTATTCAATATAATTTAAATTTCCGCATGGGCTGTTACTCTTTCATATCGAACCATATAAGTATGTGATTAAGTTTGTAGCTCATTTGACCAAACTAGGATACCCATTTTCTAAATTTTAGAGAACATTTATCAAACTAATTTTATACATCAAACAGGGGCTGGTGTTTTGAGTAGACAAGCTgagggaagaaaataaatatctggaAAACAGAGTCAATAATTGTCTTGCAGCAATCAAATCCCAAGCCTGAGGGGAATTTATTTAGGCTACATTATGAAAATCACCTTTTCCATTGTCACAGAGTTTGTTTGGGACAAGGTTATTCATGCATGGTacaataagtaaaaaaaaaaaaaaatccaaccatGAAAGTTGTTTAAAATGCACTAAATTTTGCAACAGTAAAGATTAATGCACATCGTGTTGTACAGTTATGGTCAATAAATGGTGGTAAAAATATTTCTATGAATTGTATTTGTTAGACATCCTTATGAAATGAAGACAACATTTTCCAGAGATTAAATGAGCAGTGAAACACTCTGCTCAAGAGTcgtgacacacagacacatctgtaacattataataaattaaatataataaaaatgattgaaacaaTAATGCCACCATGGTTtgataaacaaaagaaatgcaAGACTGTCAAGTAGTTGTATTGTAAATCTTTAAGCAAAAACATGAGAATGTTGTAGATAACACTGTTAACCTGTGATACAGTTTATAGTTGGGAGGATACATTTTGTATTGGTTTTTATCACTTTGACATGCACTATAAACAAATAGACTTAACATGATTGGATTGGTTGTTGCAGCGGCATTTTGAGACCTGGGATGAATGCCATCATGGGCGCCACTGGAAGCGGTAAAACATCGTAAGAAATATTCTCACTTTTTCAGACACTAATAATACTGTCTCACGCATATGCACAAACCCAAGCACATAcatgttattttctttctctttctgtcagaCTGTTGGATGTTATAGCAGGCAGAAAAAACCCTGCAGGACTGAAGCAGGGAAAAGTGTTGGTGGACGGCAAAGTTGTCACGTCTGAACTCAGGCTGAGCTCTGCCTACGTGGTGCAggtacaaaaaacacacacatacacaatctAAGACATCATTGTCCTTTGGATTCCTCAACGTAGTTCATGACTTTATCACACATGTGCTTCCAGGATGATATTCTGATGGGTACCCTGTCTGTGAGGGAGAACCTTCTGTTCAGCGCCAACCTGCGTCTCAACCCTAAGCACCACTCCTCCTCTGACAAAAACAGCCGAGTTGATGTCATCATAAAGGATCTGGGCCTCACAGACTGTGCAGATACTAAGGTGTTACACACACAAGCTAGTCACTGTACAGTTCCACTGGAAAAAGTATTCCTAAACACTGAAGACTGTTTCTTTATTGATAGCCTATCTGAGACAGATAAAAGCAGAAACACTTGATTAAATAAGAATCAAAGATATGTAATAAAATGTATGATATAGTTACATTTAAATGTCccatcaaagaaacaaaaaacgaaTATATAGTAGTATGAGTTTCCTGACATAAGAATGTAATTATATTTTTACAACTGACAGACTTCGATGCTCATACCTTTAGTCAATTACAGTTCCTTTTCAATGTTTGCCTTtaattaatttgtttatttcaaagGTAGAAAGAGTTATTGATAAAGCATTTGCTCTGTCGTAAGTCATGACGTTGCTGAACATCCAGTCAACATTTTGTGACACATGTGATAAGGTGATGCTGTCACTTCTAGAAAAGTTTaaattttctgtattttctacTTTTGgatttttaagtttttagaATTTTGAAGCATTCAGTGTTAAAATTTGTTTAATGCGTGCAGTGCAGATGTTGTATCATATTTAATAATCGTGATCTAATTATCAATTAAAGTTATCAGGAATATAATTTTTGCCACAATCATGCAGGCCAACTTTAACATTTAAGTTTACATAAAAAATATGATCATTCTAAATAGACTTTTTTTCAGTGCGTGAGTACAAACAATACTCTTATGTAACATCATCTTTgacactttttgttgttttagggtttaatatgtgtgtgtgtgtgtgtgtgtgtgtgtgtgtgtgtgtgtgtgtgtgtgtgtgtgtgtgtgtgtgtgtgtgtgtgtgtgtgtgtgtatagataGGGACAGAGTTTCTGCGTGGTGTATCTGGAGGTGAGAGGAAGCGATGTAGCATCGGGATGGAGCTCATcacttctccctctctgctgtttCTTGACGAACCGACCACCGGCCTGGACTCTAACACTGCAAACTGCATCATTGGCCTACTGCACAAGTACAACAGTATTACTATTTCATCTCACATTAGGGAGCATAGACTTGCACATAAGGCACAAATGAAACTACTCAAGCATGCACGGGGTAAAACAGCGGGTGATGTTCTGTTCAGTGTCAGCTTTAATTAACATCTGcttattttaatgtaatgttGACGCACAAAGCAGAATCAACATTCCTGATGCCTCCCAGCATCTTCAACATTTacttttgattttgtgttttctgcaacAATATCCATGTAAATATGTCATTATGTGTGTTCAGGCTGTCCAGAAGAGGCAAAACTGTGATCTTCTCCATCCACCAGCCACGCTTCTCCATCTTCAGACAGTTTGACCACCTGACAATGATGCATAAAGGGGAGGCGGTGTACGCTGGAGCAGCAGGCCAGGCACTGGAATACTTCACAAACCTTGGTATGTGTCGGTTGCTATAAAATATGGAGAACCTTGCCTATGTGTTTTCATAAAATATACTGAGTCCATacaaacaaaaagggaaatatACCAAATGGTTTATGCAGCTTGTAGTAAGCTACCTCATTTGTTACTACTGCTTTGACCTTACACTCATGCAATCTCTTCTGCTACCTTTTCCATCTCTGCTAAGCTAGAGTAAACCAGCTGTCAATGTAGTAAACTGTTCTATTTGAATTATGAGATTTCATATCAGGATATTGTTTGACTTCATAGAGAcacgtttttttaaagattcatgcGTGTATGTTTTTAATACAGGCTACCAAATAGAGTCCTTTGACAACCCTGCTGATTTCTTCATGGACATTACAAATGGAGAAGCGAAATCAACATTAGAATCACTTACTGCAGGTACGCTGtcacaaaacacagacagccaACATCAACTCAATGTGTCTTTTGGTAATTTAAAGGTAAGAATACATCTAGGTGtacatttttagacatttgGGTTCAATAAAGTGgtaagtggtttaaaaaaaagtatagcATTTTTTACGGCACCCTCCACATGTGGAAAAGACTCAATTTGAtccttgaaagaaaaaaatgtaactggTTTTAGCTCTGATAAGGGTATAGTAAGATTGATAGTATTCATGAACAGTCGGGAGGTGATGAGCTAAGTTAGCTCAACACTTGGAGGGTTGGTCTGTCATAAATATTCCTTGAAGAATACCTTTGTTTAGTCTGGGCTGGTGGCATAAAAACTTTACAATAATGAAATAATTATATAATTCAACACAGCAATTCTTCCTGGAAGTAGTTACACCACTGAACATGTTTCAATAAACaagataatgtttttaatttgcaaaTCACACAACTCTTGAGTAATAGGGAGGAGATAATGAtggttatatttatttttatcttatcTACAAAATTACTTTGTATAATTGCCTCTCTCTGCTTCCACAGTGGAGAGTAAAAACCCATTGGCATCAATGTACCGCCAGTCCAAACTGTGCCAGACTAT from Labrus bergylta chromosome 1, fLabBer1.1, whole genome shotgun sequence includes these protein-coding regions:
- the abcg2b gene encoding broad substrate specificity ATP-binding cassette transporter ABCG2b, giving the protein MSKTDQVVGDVEEYFQERGPTVTFSKLHYSVQETRFCCKRGHEKYILKDVSGILRPGMNAIMGATGSGKTSLLDVIAGRKNPAGLKQGKVLVDGKVVTSELRLSSAYVVQDDILMGTLSVRENLLFSANLRLNPKHHSSSDKNSRVDVIIKDLGLTDCADTKIGTEFLRGVSGGERKRCSIGMELITSPSLLFLDEPTTGLDSNTANCIIGLLHKLSRRGKTVIFSIHQPRFSIFRQFDHLTMMHKGEAVYAGAAGQALEYFTNLGYQIESFDNPADFFMDITNGEAKSTLESLTAVESKNPLASMYRQSKLCQTMLEELDHVTQLITEGAKGQDRATDYATSFLYQMRVVCGRTVRNTLRNPQTSYAQLALNIFFAILVGLIYYQMPLTLPEALQNRSGAFFFLIINMVFGNLSAVELFINERAIFIHENSSGYYRTSVYFLSKIFADLIPNRIIPIFVFSAIAYYMMGLKPAFVAFMCFALTMSLVSLAGVGLAFLVSASVSSFAMANILIALPFVFMMVFGGYLVNLNSMLSWLSWLKWISIFKYGLDAAFINEFKGQLFSSNTTIIPGELFLKGQGIDYSTWGFWQNQVALLGITLVCMFLSYIQLRRINRWK